TCGACACGGCGAAGGGCGGAGAGGCTGTCGAGCCGTCGGGCGACGGCCCGTCGGTGAGCACGACCCCTCCGGAGTCGCTCCGTGAAGAAGGCGCCGCACTGCTCGCGGTCGCGGGCTCCGCCGTCCGCGAGGCAGACGTCGTCTTCGTGGCGCTGCACGGTGGGACGGGTGAGGACGGCACCATTCAGGGACTTCTGGAACTCGCTGGCAAGCGCTACACCGGGAGCGGGGTCCGGGCGAGCGCTCTCGCCATGGACAAGCATGTGTCGAAGCTGCTCTTCAGGGACGCGGGGGTCGCGACCCCCGACTGGCGGGTCGTGTCCTCGCAGGACGGCCCGTTCAAGCCCGACGAGCCGGGAGCCGACCGCGCGAGGCGCGCACTTGCGGATCTGGGCGGCTGCCCGGTCGTTGTGAAGCCGAACGACCAGGGCTCCACCGTCGGGCTGACCATCGTACGGGACCCGGACGATTACCTCTCCGCGGTCGCCCTGGCCGGGTCGTTCTCGGACCGCGT
This genomic window from Candidatus Effluviviaceae Genus V sp. contains:
- a CDS encoding D-alanine--D-alanine ligase, giving the protein MRIAVLMGGTSTERDVSLVTAHAVGAALTGRGHRVLLVDTAKGGEAVEPSGDGPSVSTTPPESLREEGAALLAVAGSAVREADVVFVALHGGTGEDGTIQGLLELAGKRYTGSGVRASALAMDKHVSKLLFRDAGVATPDWRVVSSQDGPFKPDEPGADRARRALADLGGCPVVVKPNDQGSTVGLTIVRDPDDYLSAVALAGSFSDRVLVEPYVEGREMTVAVLGDEALPVVEIAPESGFYDYES